The region CATACAGCGGTTTTATAGATTAAAAGATGATTATACAGGTAACACATCATGACAAATTTggcaatattatattacatgaaATGGACAAATAAATAGTCTCACATCCCTTTTCAACCGCCAAGTGCGCCACCTCGTGGTCCAGATAGGATATAACGTGTTAGAGTTCACGGGGAGGTCCCAGCTGTGCCAACCTCTAACCGTGACCAGCTGGTCCGGAGTCGTGGAGAGCAGCTGCAACACAGTGCAGAAGAGAGACGCAAAACACAAGGCACCATTAAAGAATGAAGTCACCAGTTTTTAAACaaccctttaaaaaaacagagaaaaatcacACATTATAATATTTTTGCAGCAAAAGCAGTAAGACAGGAGTAATTAATACATTCTTATCACAAATCATGTTGGTCTTGTCTTCTATGTTGTAGCAGGCCAACTATTCATTTCCCTAGGGCATAAGCGGCCTGTCCAGGCTTGCTCGCAGCTGGAGCGCGAACATGTGGAATGCTCCAACAATGACATTCACATTCATTACCGACAGTTTGACGAAGTTTGCTGTGATTCACAAACTGTGCAGGCATGGCCCTCAGCTACGCTTTTAAGAGAGGCTGAGACATGTTATGCAGCGAGTAAAACATGCAGGAAGGATGCTTATTTTAGGCCTGCACAGAAGCGTCTGCTCAGCATTTACAGACACACCCGATCAGCGTAGTGTAAAAAGCCCCCGACTGTGTGACACAGTGAAcgaaaaagaaaagcactgtTTGAAAAGTCACTTTTTCTAGTTTTGAATGTACTGACTTGAACACAGTCTCCAGAATATTTTAAACCTGAAATAACACACTCAGCATTTTAATACGAAGATCTTAGGCAGATTCAACCATGAAGCATTAAGTAGAAGATGAAAactgctttgtttctttttcaggttttgccctaaaattattattatgttcTAACGGCGTATTCCCTTTTTCTCTCCCTGCCCCTCTCTTCTGCCTCtccctcctcatcctcatctCTACAATGCCACAGTTGCGGTTAGTACACCTGCATGCTACCATGAAAACAACATACCTTAAAGTTTTTTCCGTTTTTCTTCCACAATCTCTGAAATGCCCGTGAATGAAGGTCTCTGTCGTCTTTTAACGATTCAAGCAATCTGAACTATGGCAGAGGAGTGCCGTTAGGAATTTCAGACCCTGAGCTCAGTTATTTCTTGCAGTTTTCTCCCTTCCTGTCCATGAATAGGTGAGGGTCCTATTGGCTTAAGTTTGTGTCAATGAAAGCTAAAACCACAGGGCTGAGGCACCCATGGGGCCTGGTACAAAGGACCTTTTCTGAGGACAGCAGTGAGGAACCAGAGAGGGAGGTTTGCCCCTATAACAGCTGGCTTTGGCTCCGTTTGGAGTCTCCCTCTGATCCTGATTTAAGATTGAATTTGGGAATTCTTCTGCTCATAGCTGAGATTGCCTGAAACTAAGCACCCACTGCTTTTGGTGTTTACAGCTTCACCACGTCCAGGCACCACTGTGCGTGGTGTGATTGCGGTAACTTGATAGCTGTTCCATAGACTAACATGCTCATACTCCTGAGTGATTGTCCAGTCTGGTTTtgaatgtttcattttgttgcctCTCAGCATCTCTGATGTGCGCATGTTGACCACATGCACATTGTCCTCCTGGGTTCTCACATTAGTTTATCTGCACGAGCGTGATTCACATGTCACTGTGACAGCACGTCTGCACGCTGCATTATTTTAGAACAATGGCCAGTCCTCGTTACAGTCACACACAAGAATAGAAGGCAATAATCTGAATGAATGGGATTGCCAGCTCATTAAATTGTTGCATGGAACcctgaaaagactgaaaagatcTTCTATTTATCTTAACCGAGGCAATAATGCATAATGTTGGACCTCTGGCTTGTTTGGATTGTGTCTAAGATGCATGAAGCATAGTTTATATTAGGAAAGTTCAAATGCCACCTTCATGATGACTGGTTCAATCActcagtttttctgttttcttttgtttccctTTATTTTTCTTGACTTGCTTAGCCTCTGAGGATACAAGAAATCCCAGATTGTTTTAAATTACAGTTTAAGTCCAGGTTGCATGCATCTGGTTTTCAGATCAGAAGCGGTGGCCCGCTTTAGTGTGGGGATAGTTTTGAAATGAAATGCTGTTGAAGTAACAAACTGAGGCCATCTGCTCCATGTTTTTGGTCTGACTGAATGACTTTTGTGCCGCAGGGTCCAGGAGGAGCGAAAGGACCTCGAGGTGACCGGGTAAGCAGATGCAAAACTGCTCTCTCTGTGATAAACACGCTAACATGCCACTGAAGTATTTGATCATTTACACTCATGAGGCATCTTTGGCAACGTTTTTGTCAACGTCACCTGACCTGTTAACCTTGGCAGGCCACACCCCTTTGTTTACATTTCCAATGGCACTATTTTTCTTAATTGTAACATATGAGAATGCCTCTGATATCTTTGATACGACAGTGTGGCAGACTTATTCACTGATTTATTTTAACAATTTAAAACACCTTcgttttttcaaaataagagcttgCGAGATAAAAACAGACAAGCGTCGCCTCCTTAAATCTCAGCAGCTCATCgttcaataataacagtgtttaCCAACTCATGTCATCTCTGTTTTACAGGGTCCTCCCGGCCCAAATGGAAAAGATGGTTTACCCGGACTTCCTGGCCCCGCTGGCCCCCCTGGTCCCCCTGGACTTGGAGGAGTAAGTAGAGAATAAACAGTCTGCGTAGATGGTGTTTACTGCAAATGTGCTCTAAATAATGCTGATAAAGCATCTTTGAGGAAAAAATGACAAGCCGTTCATAGGAAACAAACACGAAACCAGCCGTAAAAAGCGTAtagcttcttttatttttttgacctCTGGTTGCCCCTCTCTGTCTCCTTAATTAACCCTGTAATCTTTGACCTTTTTGTCATTTATCCATTTTGGatcaaagcattttaaaaaaagagatacCACATGCCTGGTTACCACTCATTTTGCTCATTTTGTCTGTGTTTAATCCATAAAGCTGCTCGGTGAAAACTTTAGTGTTTTAAGAAACTCTTCAGGTGAATAAAGCGCATGTTTGCAGTAGTCTGTGGCTGCTGATTGTGAGACAAGTTTGAACTACAGGAACTACTGGAACTGGAAATCTAAATTACTTTAGTCTTAATGCCCTTTAGCTATAGAAAAGTGTTTATTATGCATACATAAGTATTAATCTGTGCTTTCTTCTGTTCAACAGAACTTTGCTGCTCAGTACGATGGTGTAAAAGGCCCTGATCCTGGCCCTGGACCCATGGTGAGGACCCCTCTCTTCATTGCCACACAACAACACTAGCCCATATGTCACaaaaactaatatttttacataTATAATTTGGGATGACTACAGTGCATGGAAAGTTTCGTGTATTTCACGTGTTTAAATTTTGATTTCAGTCACcacaaaatgttttaatgacAGTCTAACTGAGAGCTGATGATTGATTGTttacttcttttcttcttttcagggTTTGATGGGACCAAGAGGCCCTCCCGGACCTCCTGGAGCTTCTGTAAGTATAAATATGTGCGAAAATTAAACCTATACAACTgtctttttaaagatttttatgACTAAATGCTGCATCTCCTCTCATTCAACAGGGACCTCAAGGACACACAGGACACGCTGGTGAGCCTGGAGAGCCCGGACAGGCCGTAAGATCATCCTCCTAAACATTTACACTTCTTTCAATGTCGACTTAAAAGTTCATCCTGGAGATCTTAATGCTCTGGTTTTCTTTCCCAGGGCGCTGTTGGTCCTCGTGGCCCTCCTGGACCTCCTGGCAAAGCTGGAGAAGATGTACGTACACATTAGTGTAACTGctgttcaaaatgcaaaatcatttttgttgccACTCTTCTGTGAATATTTTGCGAGTGGCTGCGGTAGTTCTTTGTTGTGGCCTAAAGTCTATTTCACTGATTCACAGGGTAACAATGGCAGACCTGGCAAGCCCGGAGACAGAGGTGTCCCCGGCCCTCAGGTAAGAGATTTGCACCACGATAACCACAAACAGATATAAGCAAGAAATGGATTTGCAGATGTGAAGTACTTAATATGTTCTTTGTGTTTGATTTGCAGGGTGCTCGTGGATTCCCTGGAACCCCTGGACTTCCAGGAATGAAGGGACACAGAGTGagtgctgattttttttccctctgcttTAACTTTACCCGATCCTTTGTGGACACCTAAGAGCTCAAACAAAGTGCTAAAAAGAAGAAAGTGGAGGTGGAGACACACCTGTGCTCCTTAGAAATTGCATTGTAATTACCTCCACAGGGAGTGATTATGGACCTAACCTCCTGAATTCCTAATGGATGCCTTGAAGTTCTTAGCCTGTTAACATAACTGGattgcaaaagtgcttcacagaaaggTGTTAGGTATTGAACATTTCCTTCCTATGATGGATGGAGACAGATGCAACGCTTTCTATAACCCATGTTTGATTTTATAAATAGCTTTTTTAAGACGTTTTTTAATGTCTCCTATAATATAACCCCTGTTGGACTCTTTTCCTTGTTCTGTTTTATCTCTGGAGCAGTGCACTACAATTTGAATCTATTATCCTTCTCACATGTTGATCTAAAcggttatatttatttatatttgtatcaCATTTCTCATATCTTCACCTGCCTTCATCACTGTGCTCCTGTGTTTCAGGGATACACTGGCCTGGATGGACGCAAGGGAGAGCCCGGTGGTGCTGGCCCCAAGGTAAGGTGACAACTAGCTGCTCTATGAATGTatcaaaaactaaaaactgTAATTCTTAATAGTTCCCAGTTAATTATTAGtgataaatttgaaaatgtttagaCACATTCCTCATCGTACCATTTTCCCTCCCATAGGGCGAGCCTGGTGCTCATGGAGCTGCTGGAAGCCCTGGACTGGCTGTGAGTTTGAGATTCACCTTTCATGCACAAAAATTTTAGTAAAGACATCTGACTTGGATGTTTGTGACTGTTTGCGTCAGTCAGCATCATGTTCATGGGATGATAATGATGCTGTGGTATAAAAACCTGCACAGGTGATAATTGTAGGTAACTGTCTTGCCTTCAGGGAGCTCGTGGTCTTCCTGGTGAGAGAGGCCGCCCCGGCCCTGCTGGCCCTGCTGGTGCTCGTGGTGCTGATGGCAATGTTGGACCTACTGGCCCTGCTGtgagtacacacacacttataacCCCTTTATCGGTGTTAGAGTGAGAAGATACCACTGAGATGCTTTTTCCTGATTGGACTTCAGCCTGTCTTCATATATAAATCACGATGAATACTGTAATGTGCCATCCTGCCAAGTCAGAAAAGGTTCATTCTTAAATTTTGGACTTTATTATGTGTTCCTGCTTTTCCTTTATTCAGGGACCCCTAGGTGCTGCTGGACCCCCAGGATTTCCCGGTGGCCCCGGCCCCAAGGTGAGTGTGATGCCACTTCCTGTTGCCTCTCAGAGAGGTTCACGATTAGGGTGAAAAAAGGCAGTTTTTATTGCTGTATAGGACAAGTACAACCAGTGCCTGCAAGCTCCTGCCCAATCACATATTCTTATATAGTAGCCCCCAGGGGAATTTTGACTGTTAGTActgcaaaccaaaacaaatactTAATGCTGCTTAAGCTGCTTTAACTATAAAACCAACAACCACTAGGTAATATCGGCACACTGTTTGATTGTGGATGTATTTGTGCTGCTGACAGGGAGAGACCGGACCCGTGGGAGCTACTGGCCCATCTGGACCTCAGGGATCTAGAGGCGAGCCCGGACCCAATGGTGCTGTTGGCCCCGTTGGTCCCTCTGTAAGTATACAAGGTTGTTTCCATCAAGGTCACTCTCCGGTCACGTGTAACCACTGTTTCTGTTATTAGTCTTTTAGTTGACTCTGACTCCTATAATTTAGTCATGATTTTAGGGAAGATTGGTGTCATGTTAACATGATCagttgaaaatgtgttttctttaaataaaatgacttgACTTTGTTTTCTTGGTCTTTCTCTCCAGGGTAACCCTGGTGCTAATGGCCTGAATGGAGCTAAGGGAGCTGCTGTAAGTATTTGACTTGAGCCAAAAGTGCATACAAATTTCCAGGGTCACACCAAGCTATCTTTATTTTGATATGGTTTGATATAATAGGATGCTATGCTGACCTGTTGACCATACCTGCTGTTTAGGGCACCCCTGGTGTTGCCGGAGCTCCTGGCTTCCCTGGACCAAGAGGAGGACCCGGACCACAGGGACCTCAGGGTGCTGCTGGACCTAGAGGCCTGGGTGTGAGTACACAAGAAACAAAATAGCCACCTGGAAACATTCTCTGTCCTTACGCCCCAGTACTGTCATAATTGTTCACAGATGATTGCTCTTCTGATTAACTGTGTCTGTTTATCTGTCTATTTTAGGGAGATCCTGGTGTTCAGGGTATAAAGGGAGATACTGGTCCCAAAGGAGAACCTGTAAGTTTATGTCCTTATAATCATTTAGAATTTGAtccaaataaatctgaaaacctCTCTGTTGCACATTTAATGACCGTTTTGCTATGTTGTTTCCCTCAGGGTAACTCTGGACCTCAGGGAGCCCCTGGACCTCAGGGTGAGGAGGGCAAGAGAGGACCCACTGGTGAGCTCGGTGCTACTGGGCTTGCTGGTGCCCGTGGAGCTAGAGTGAGTTCCAGCCCGTCATCTTTAATAGTTTGAGCCATAAATGTACTACAGCCGGAGACATTTTACTGGGATCAGCCATTAATTCTATTTGTCTCCTTTAGGGTGCTCCTGGCAGCCGTGGCATGCCTGGTGGTGAGGGAAGAACTGGCCCTGTTGTAAGTAttcaatgattaaaaaaactCATTTTTGCTTGAAATACAGGCAACATTAAGTCTCATAATTTGTCTCATCTGCCCTTTTCATAGGGTATGCCTGGTGCCCGTGGTGCTTCTGGTGCTGCTGGACCTCGTGGACCCCCTGGAGATGCTGGCCGTGCTGGTGAGCCTGGCCCAGCTGGTCTCAGGGTGAGCTTTTTACTAAATCCTGTTCTTGGAAGGTTATAATTCACAGTTTCAGTAAGTTACAGAGACACCTCAAAGTGCAAGTGCATATTTGGCAGttgtagttttaaaaaaacatatggAGCTAATATGGAGATggaaaaaactctgaatttcTAAAGTGAAAGTCTTCATTTCAAGTCTTAATTTTGTAAGAAATTATTAAGTGTTAGATTTACATGAAAACCCTGGATATTCACTGAGAATTTACTTACAAACGTCcatgattaaaagaaaaagaaaacacagggcttcaCCTTACAAGATTATAAAAACCTCATAATGTGTAGACTCAGAGTATCATGCCTGCCTGCCTAATCAAGTTGTAGTTGCAAAGTCTGAACTTTCTATGCAAATTTCCATAAGAAAACTTTAATGGAAAATTCATGGCAGCTATTATTTTCCACAGGGTCTCCCAGGAAGCCCTGGAAGCTCCGGACCCCCAGGAAAGGAGGGACCTTCTGTAAGTAAACCTCAATTTTATTTCATCTATTGTTcctactgttttgttttgtttttacagtaaatATAATTTCCTGCTGCAATCTTTGTTTGTCGCTCCAGGGTCCTTCTGGACAAGATGGCCGCAGTGGACCTCCAGGCCCAAGTGGACCTAGAGGCCTGTCCGGAAACATTGGTTTCCCTGGACCCAAAGGACCTTCTGTaagcctttttcttttcaagaATTAAACATGGAACTATATCCTTCTTTGTTTTTCAAGTTAACCTAAATCTGTACTTATTAACTTACtaactgctttttgttttaGGGTGAGCCTGGCAAGCCTGGAGAGAGGGGAGGCACTGGCCCCACTGGACTGAGAGTAAGTCACAAATGTTATAATATATAAAACTTGAATTTAATTTGGTAATGGCTTCAGTAGTTAAAAGGCATCACTCTCTTTATCCTTGTGTCTAGGGACCCCCTGGACCTGATGGCAACAATGGAGCCACTGGTGCTACTGGACCTGCTGTGCGTGATCTTATGTGCAGCGCATGAGTAGATCTTGATGAATAATAGCCACTGCATTGTCTTTGTCTTCGACTCTGATAacttgtctctttctctctacaGGGAGGACCTGGTGAGAAGGGAGAGCAGGGACCTTCTGGTGCTCCTGGCTTCCAGGTTTGGATCCATAATTTTCTCTAAATATAGAAAAATGGTGCATGATTTTACAGCCATTTTAAGCTGATTGCTAAAATTTTTGATGCAATTGGAGCTGATGTAGAGTCTTGATATTTTCAGGGTCTGCCTGGACCCGCTGGAAATGCTGGTGAGGCTGGCAAGCCTGGAGACAGAGTAAGTATTTGGAAAACTGTAAAAGCAGCATTATTGAAAATTTAAGTCCACGTCTAACCAAACAAAAATGCCTCTGTAGGGTATCCCAGGAGAGCCAGGACCTGCTGGAGCTGCTGGTGGCAAGGTGAGATCACCTGTCAGTGACATTGTTTTCCAAAACAAATGCAGCAATATAGGATTTTTACACAGTAGCAAAGCCTGTCAAAAGTGCATATGTGTCCAGGTCTATGTGCACTAAATGAATCAAGACCCTTTAATATGTTGTAGGCTTTTCAAACCTTTAAATCTATTGCTATAAAAACATACTCAGAATCAAATATagagaacacaaattaaaatatgCATGTCTGTTTCTCCAGGGAGAGCGTGGTAACCCTGGTGCTGCTGGATCTGCTGGACCTCAGGGACCAATTGGAGCCCGTGGACCTGCTGGAACCCCTGGAGCTGATGGTGGCAAGGTAAGACAGTTCTATTTTTACAGAAATTGATGGAACTTCTGAACATATGTCATGAAACCTGACAGTTCATGGACGTTCTCTGGCCTGTCACGGAATGGTCTTTAAAATGCACTTTCACAGCAATTTCCAGCATTGCTTACTGATCAAAATCTCACTGTTTATGCAGTGATAGCTCTGAGAAACTTTAAAAATTAAGAATTATGTGATAATAAAATCTGTATATAGCTGGAAAATTGAAAACATCAATATTTATGTTGTTCAAATATGAACCCAAGTTTATCCTCTTTGTTTCCAGGGAGAGCCTGGTCCTGCTGGAGCTGCTGGTGCACCTGGACATCAGGGAGCTGGTGGCATGCCCGGAGAGCGTGGAGGTGCTGGTACTCCTGGACCCAAGGGAGAGAAGGTAAGTTCTAGAAATCTGCCACCAGCAAATAAAATGGGTGTAAATGAAGGAGTATTGTTTCTTTGCTGTTGTGCGTCTTACACCCTCTTCCCCTCTCCCAAGGGAGAGCCTGGACACAAAGGCCCTGACGGCAATCCTGGCAGAGATGGTCCCCGTGTAAGTAAAACTCTCCCGTCTTTGTTAGTATGCTTAATGTAAAaactttacacatttatttcctcAATTTGAGTGTGTCAGTCATAACCCTGATCTCAGTGTGCTCTCCTCACTTAATCTAGGGTCTGCAAGGAGCTGCTGGACCTCCAGGACCCACTGGAGCCAACGGTGATAAGGTAAGTTGATAAAATAGTtgccattaaataaataatagaaaGAAACCAccaaatttaatgtttttagaTTATATAGATTCTATAATGCAAACAAACTTTGTTTGATTGgggttttttaatatttaattcatttttacagtatttaaaaaatgaatgccAGCAAAAGTATTGAACATAACTCATCCACTGTAGGACCAGTTACCTTAAATAAAAAGCCATTTGCAGACGTTCACACCACTTTCATAATTTTATTGCTCAGTACCTTTATGTGGGACGTCCCACCCCTCTAAAACAGAAATTTTAAGTAGCCGAAACACTGTTATGACTAAAGCTAGAACCTCAACACCGCCATCTAATGGCTATtatgcaaaataacagcaatgAGCAACCTGCAATGAAATGTAAGATgacaaataatgcagaaaacaagtattcatatttattactggcatttaaatatttatttaaatcaaaataTAGGAATTTGcaagtattttttaaatttgttttcctgagtgtttgtgtatgttgTTCTATAAACACAACCAACAGAGCCAAGAGTACAATAACAAAATTCTTTAAGAAGGAAAATGCTGACTATTTAGAGCATTCTTATAATATATGGCATATTGAAGTATATTCCTACATAAGGGAGCGTGACAAGTCAGTGGATGCTTGGAACAATTGTAAGCTAATaaaatgtttcctgttctcTCCTCCAGGGTGAGGGTGGTTCCTTCGGACCTGCCGGCCCAGCTGGACCTCGTGGACCCTCTGTGAGTAGCTGCTGATCACTTCTTGTTCCACTAGCTTACATTTGCATTTAAATATCTCATAGCAGAACCTGGCAAAACACAAGCTTCCATCTTTTAGTTTGAACAGTCTTTTTGACCCCACTGCTTGTTGTCCACAGGGCGAACGTGGAGAGGTTGGACCCGCTGGAGGTCCTGGATTCGCTGGCCCCCCTGTAAGCCCATTTTGAAATTCAGTACCCCATTCCCCATGTCATGTTCAATAGATAAAGATGAGCCAATACTTACATACCACAACCACGCTTGCTACAGGGTGCTGATGGTCAACCTGGAGCAAGAGGAGAGCGTGGACCTTCAGGAGGAAAGGGAGAAGTTGGCCCCTCTGGCCTCGCTGGACCTGCTGGACAGTCTGGACCTGCTGTAAGTACCACTTTCACtggacatatacacacacaaacacgcatcCAGCAAAGCTAAACAAATTGAGAGAGATCTAACATGATTTCACTGATTTAGCATTACCAGGCATCTATGAGAGTGTTCACAGTGGGATAAAATCAACAGCTATTTCAAAATACTGTTTATGTTTATAGATTAGAGGGGAGCAGTCTTGATATGACACTGACTTTGATTTCTTCTTCCGGTATCTAGGGTCCTGCTGGCCCTGGTGGACCTCCTGGTGCTCGTGGTGACAATGGACCTTCTGTGAGTATTCAAACATACAAATAAACAGCTTTACCAGCCACACACGACACTCTCATGAATGCACTCATTAACTCCGTGGGCTTAAAAGCAACCATAGCATGCAGTGAGTAGGAGTTCCAATCAAAGCTGTTAGgaactttaaaaaaaggcaACATTAAAACATGAGATTAAGCCATTTATCAGTTATTTCTTGTACtgccctttttaaaatgtttatattttttaatataagccCAAATAGGAACTAGTTTGTACTAGTGAGTCAatattgtgtgcatttgtgtaaaTTTATGCACATAACCGCACAGTATCACTGTTTTAACTTAGCAGACTTTGTCAGCTTTTGATCTGTTCATTTTCCAGTGTTTCCTCTAAATCactcaaatgtattttaatggtaACACCAAAGgcaattttattcatacagcacATTTCGCTATTCGCTACATGTAAAATCAATCTGCTTGACATtcaagataaaaacacaaaaaatcctTTTATCTTTGGAATGACttaaggaaataaaaacaataaaactaattCTACAAAGACATATAATATAAGTtagcatgcacacacgcacaagcATACACACTCATACAGTATAAGTGTAAGCCTGTAAGAGGTTTTTAGTCCATTTTTGAATGTAGGCACAGGTGTAACTGACCTCAGGTCAGGGGTCAGGTTGTTTTTGAAGAGCATCACATTAACTGAAAGCAACCTCGGCACTCATTTATATCTCATTCTGGGACCAGTTAAAAGATTACCTGAGAGGTACGACTGGTTTATAGACACtaaacaagtcaaagatgtgTTGGAGGACCAAACCAAAGAGCTTTATGAACTCATAGATTTAAACGGTAATTTCATGTTAAACTGGAAACCAATAAAGTGACTTCAGTATTAGGGTGTTATGTTCACATTTGCGTGTACATGTAAGGCTCTGGCTGCTGCATTCTGAACGAATATAAGTAGTTATACTGATAATTCTGACAGTTCTGCAAATAGAGCGTTACAGCAGTCTAACCTGTTTGATATGAATGAATGGATCATATCCTCAAAGTCAGTTTGAGAGAAGTATTTTCTAACTTTTGATCAATTTAGGTGGCAGAAAGCAGTCCTGGTGACCTTATTAACATGACAATCAAAACTGAGataactgtaaaaaaataatgccCAGGGTTCTAACCTGCTCGCTGTGTTTGAGAAAAAGC is a window of Maylandia zebra isolate NMK-2024a linkage group LG22, Mzebra_GT3a, whole genome shotgun sequence DNA encoding:
- the col1a2 gene encoding collagen alpha-2(I) chain, producing MLSFVDTRILLLLAVTSYLASCQSGPGGAKGPRGDRGPPGPNGKDGLPGLPGPAGPPGPPGLGGNFAAQYDGVKGPDPGPGPMGLMGPRGPPGPPGASGPQGHTGHAGEPGEPGQAGAVGPRGPPGPPGKAGEDGNNGRPGKPGDRGVPGPQGARGFPGTPGLPGMKGHRGYTGLDGRKGEPGGAGPKGEPGAHGAAGSPGLAGARGLPGERGRPGPAGPAGARGADGNVGPTGPAGPLGAAGPPGFPGGPGPKGETGPVGATGPSGPQGSRGEPGPNGAVGPVGPSGNPGANGLNGAKGAAGTPGVAGAPGFPGPRGGPGPQGPQGAAGPRGLGGDPGVQGIKGDTGPKGEPGNSGPQGAPGPQGEEGKRGPTGELGATGLAGARGARGAPGSRGMPGGEGRTGPVGMPGARGASGAAGPRGPPGDAGRAGEPGPAGLRGLPGSPGSSGPPGKEGPSGPSGQDGRSGPPGPSGPRGLSGNIGFPGPKGPSGEPGKPGERGGTGPTGLRGPPGPDGNNGATGATGPAGGPGEKGEQGPSGAPGFQGLPGPAGNAGEAGKPGDRGIPGEPGPAGAAGGKGERGNPGAAGSAGPQGPIGARGPAGTPGADGGKGEPGPAGAAGAPGHQGAGGMPGERGGAGTPGPKGEKGEPGHKGPDGNPGRDGPRGLQGAAGPPGPTGANGDKGEGGSFGPAGPAGPRGPSGERGEVGPAGGPGFAGPPGADGQPGARGERGPSGGKGEVGPSGLAGPAGQSGPAGPAGPGGPPGARGDNGPSGLTGFPGAAGRVGAAGPVGIVGPPGPAGPSGKDGPRGPRGDAGPTGSSGESGMIGPSGLAGEKGPSGESGPPGPPGAPGTSGPLGLQGFVGLPGSRGDRGTPGAAGGVGEPGRVGPAGPPGARGAPGNIGLPGMTGPQGEAGREGNTGNDGPPGRPGAAGLKGDRGEPGSAGAMGLAGAPGPAGPTGAAGRPGNRGEAGPSGSSGAVGPAGARGAPGPAGPRGEKGVAGDRGERGMKGLRGHPGLQGMPGPSGPSGDTGAAGAHGPSGPRGPAGPHGPVGKDGRPGAHGTMGAPGPRGPNGYTGPVGPPGPPGLPGPPGPAGGGYDVSGGYDEYRADQPALRAKDYEVDATIKSLNTQIENLLTPEGSRKNPARTCRDIKLSHPDWSSGFYWIDPNQGCTNDAIKVFCDFTTRETCIYAHPESIARKNWYRSTENKKHVWFGETINGGTEFTYNDETLSPQSMATQLAFMRLLSNQASQNITYHCKNSVAYMDGESGSLKKAVVLQGSNDVELRAEGNSRFTFSVLEDGCTTHTGEWSKTVIEYRTNKPSRLPILDIAPLDIGRADQEFGLDIGPVCFK